A window of Campylobacter cuniculorum DSM 23162 = LMG 24588 contains these coding sequences:
- the bamD gene encoding outer membrane protein assembly factor BamD: MKKHIFLAFCIGIFLAACSAKDSEELYNLNATQWYKQIIKDLQNKDLEKADTHYGGMASEHVADPLLETILIILAQAHMDEEEYELAEFYLDEYNKKFGNSRNVDYIRYLKIKAKFDAFALPNRNQALMLKSQKEIDSFLQDYPHTQYEPLVQTMLTKFNLAVFYLDDTISDLYQRIGKEESYKIYQKRLEESEFFDKSIIEPELPWYRSIFEKF; this comes from the coding sequence ATGAAAAAACATATCTTTTTGGCTTTTTGTATAGGAATTTTTCTTGCTGCGTGTAGTGCTAAAGATTCAGAAGAGCTCTATAATTTAAATGCTACGCAGTGGTATAAACAGATCATTAAAGATTTGCAAAATAAAGATTTAGAAAAAGCCGACACTCATTATGGCGGAATGGCAAGTGAGCATGTTGCAGACCCTTTACTTGAAACCATTCTTATTATTTTAGCTCAAGCTCATATGGATGAAGAAGAATACGAACTTGCCGAGTTTTATCTTGATGAATATAATAAAAAATTTGGAAATTCAAGAAATGTTGATTATATACGTTATTTAAAAATCAAAGCTAAATTCGATGCCTTTGCTTTACCAAACCGCAATCAAGCCTTAATGCTTAAGAGTCAAAAGGAGATTGATTCTTTCTTGCAGGATTATCCTCACACTCAATACGAACCCTTAGTCCAAACTATGCTTACTAAATTCAATCTTGCTGTGTTTTATCTTGATGACACTATATCTGATTTGTATCAAAGAATCGGTAAAGAAGAGAGTTATAAAATTTACCAAAAAAGATTAGAAGAGTCTGAATTTTTTGATAAGAGCATTATTGAACCTGAACTTCCTTGGTATAGAAGTATATTTGAAAAATTTTAA
- the rpsR gene encoding 30S ribosomal protein S18: MAEKRKYSRKYCKYTEAKVEFIDYKDVAMLKHALSERFKIMPRRLTGTSKKYQEMVEVAIKRARHVALIPYIVDRKNVVNNPFEGL, from the coding sequence ATGGCAGAAAAAAGAAAATACTCACGCAAATATTGCAAATATACAGAGGCAAAAGTTGAATTTATAGATTATAAAGATGTAGCAATGCTTAAACACGCTCTTTCAGAGAGATTTAAGATTATGCCACGTCGTTTGACAGGAACGAGTAAAAAATATCAAGAAATGGTTGAAGTTGCGATTAAAAGGGCAAGACATGTGGCATTGATTCCTTATATTGTTGATAGGAAAAATGTAGTGAATAATCCTTTTGAAGGGCTTTAA
- a CDS encoding ankyrin repeat domain-containing protein produces MEILSLEEEKRFAELCNMAFDFARNDECENLEIMIKAGLNVNLKTQKGDTLLMLASYNNSLKTAQMLLENGARVDEKNDRGQTPLAGVCFKGHLQMCELLVKHGANINENNGLGMTPYTFAIMFGRKEVAEFLLNHSKKSLMKRIALKILKILKNDKKIAKNFDKK; encoded by the coding sequence ATGGAAATTTTAAGTTTAGAAGAAGAAAAAAGATTTGCAGAACTTTGCAATATGGCATTTGATTTTGCAAGAAATGATGAATGTGAAAATTTAGAAATTATGATTAAAGCGGGATTGAATGTTAATTTAAAAACACAAAAAGGCGACACGCTTTTAATGCTTGCGAGCTATAATAATTCTTTAAAAACAGCTCAAATGCTTTTAGAAAATGGTGCAAGAGTTGATGAAAAAAATGATAGGGGACAAACTCCTTTAGCAGGTGTTTGTTTTAAGGGGCATTTACAAATGTGCGAACTCTTGGTAAAACATGGAGCAAATATCAATGAAAACAATGGCTTAGGGATGACTCCTTATACTTTTGCTATCATGTTTGGACGCAAAGAAGTGGCAGAATTTTTACTCAATCATTCTAAAAAAAGCTTGATGAAAAGAATTGCATTGAAAATTTTAAAAATTTTAAAAAATGACAAAAAAATAGCTAAGAATTTTGATAAAAAATAA
- the fliW gene encoding flagellar assembly protein FliW: MTLEVKCPILGFEETKKMEFSTIDEVFLRLKSLDGKDFSFVLINPFLIRPDYDFDIPAYYQELLSLTPNSNYVVYNIVALAETIEESTVNFLAPIIINKDNNFMVQVILDTVNYPDFFQADKISKYMNKKDTDKK; this comes from the coding sequence ATAACCTTAGAGGTTAAGTGTCCTATTTTGGGTTTTGAAGAAACTAAAAAGATGGAATTTTCAACTATCGATGAGGTCTTTTTAAGACTTAAAAGTCTTGATGGAAAAGATTTTTCTTTCGTTCTTATCAATCCTTTTTTGATTCGACCCGATTATGATTTTGACATACCGGCTTATTATCAAGAATTGCTCTCATTAACACCAAATTCAAATTATGTTGTTTATAATATAGTGGCTCTTGCTGAAACCATAGAAGAATCAACTGTGAATTTCTTAGCACCCATTATTATCAATAAAGACAATAATTTTATGGTTCAAGTCATTTTAGACACAGTGAATTATCCAGACTTTTTTCAGGCAGATAAAATTTCTAAATATATGAATAAAAAGGATACAGATAAAAAATAA
- a CDS encoding catalase, translated as MKKLTNDFGNFVADNQNSMSAGAQGPLLMQDYILLEKLAHQNRERIPERTVHAKGSAAYGELKITADLSKYTKAKVLQMGEVTPLILRFSTVAGEAGAADAERDVRGFAIKFYTKEGNWDLVGNNTPTFFIRDAYKFPDFIHTQKRDPRTHLRSNNAAWDFWTLCPESLHQVTILMSDRGIPASYRHMHGFGSHTYSLINDKNERFWVKFHFKTKQGIKNLTNAEAQAIIAKDRESHQRDLVEAIDRGDFPKWKVQIQILAENEGDKLGFNPFDLTKIWPHSIVPLMDIGEMVLNKNVENYFNEVEQAAFSPSNIVPGIGFSPDKMLQARIFSYPDAQRYRIGTNYHLLPVNRARSEVNTYNVAGAMNFDSYKNGSAYYEPNSYAQSPKEDKSYLEPNLNLEGDAQRYKALDDDFYTQPRALFHLMNQNQKEQLFSNIAASMEGVDSTIIDRALEHFEKISPDYKEGVKKALQK; from the coding sequence ATGAAAAAATTAACCAATGATTTTGGAAATTTTGTTGCTGACAATCAAAATTCAATGAGTGCCGGAGCTCAAGGACCTCTTTTAATGCAAGATTATATCTTACTTGAAAAACTCGCCCATCAAAACCGCGAAAGGATTCCGGAAAGAACAGTGCATGCTAAGGGAAGTGCAGCTTATGGAGAGCTTAAAATTACAGCAGATCTTTCTAAATACACCAAAGCAAAAGTTTTGCAAATGGGTGAAGTGACTCCGCTCATACTTCGTTTTTCTACCGTTGCTGGAGAAGCTGGAGCTGCTGATGCTGAAAGAGATGTGAGAGGTTTTGCCATCAAATTTTATACCAAAGAGGGAAATTGGGATTTAGTGGGGAATAATACTCCAACCTTTTTCATTCGCGACGCCTATAAATTTCCTGATTTTATCCACACACAAAAACGCGACCCTAGAACGCATTTAAGAAGCAATAATGCTGCTTGGGATTTTTGGACTCTATGTCCTGAAAGTTTGCATCAAGTTACCATTTTAATGAGCGATAGAGGAATTCCTGCAAGTTATCGCCATATGCACGGATTTGGAAGCCATACTTATAGTCTTATCAATGATAAAAATGAAAGGTTTTGGGTGAAATTTCATTTTAAAACCAAACAAGGGATTAAAAATCTCACAAACGCAGAAGCACAAGCGATCATTGCAAAAGACAGAGAGAGTCATCAAAGAGATTTGGTTGAAGCTATTGATAGAGGAGATTTTCCAAAATGGAAAGTTCAAATTCAAATTTTAGCTGAAAATGAAGGGGATAAACTCGGTTTTAATCCTTTTGATTTAACCAAAATTTGGCCTCATAGTATTGTGCCTCTTATGGATATTGGTGAAATGGTGCTTAATAAAAATGTTGAGAATTATTTCAACGAGGTTGAACAAGCCGCTTTTAGTCCGAGCAATATAGTGCCCGGAATTGGCTTTAGTCCGGATAAAATGCTTCAAGCTAGAATTTTTAGCTATCCTGATGCTCAAAGATATAGGATAGGCACAAACTACCATTTACTTCCTGTTAATCGTGCTAGAAGTGAGGTTAATACCTATAATGTTGCGGGGGCGATGAATTTTGATAGCTATAAAAATGGTAGTGCTTATTATGAACCAAATAGTTATGCACAAAGTCCAAAAGAAGATAAAAGCTATCTTGAGCCGAATTTAAATTTAGAAGGTGATGCCCAAAGATACAAAGCTCTTGATGATGATTTTTACACGCAACCAAGAGCCTTGTTTCATTTAATGAATCAAAACCAAAAAGAACAGCTTTTTAGCAATATCGCTGCTTCTATGGAAGGTGTGGATTCTACAATCATCGATAGGGCTTTAGAACATTTTGAAAAAATTTCGCCTGATTATAAAGAGGGTGTTAAAAAAGCACTTCAAAAATAA
- a CDS encoding restriction endonuclease produces the protein MQKFQNSRQNAKYIQKGDKYEELVAKYYRDQGYIVFKNSLLGQQDGGLDLIAFHQNHTLLIQCKNYTQNTQFKLKKENMEMIIKNLDEFKKNHLFYPHSNYEVKFMLVVSSPCVEFETFKAYNKKRIEIIELPISDNGEFIDTEKTKKNKIQT, from the coding sequence ATGCAAAAATTTCAAAATTCAAGACAGAATGCTAAGTATATACAAAAGGGTGATAAATATGAAGAACTTGTAGCAAAATATTATAGAGACCAAGGCTACATCGTTTTTAAAAATAGCTTATTAGGGCAGCAAGATGGCGGACTTGATTTGATTGCTTTTCACCAAAATCACACTTTACTCATACAATGCAAAAACTATACTCAAAACACTCAATTTAAACTCAAAAAAGAAAATATGGAAATGATTATAAAGAATCTTGATGAATTTAAGAAAAATCATCTTTTTTATCCCCATTCAAATTATGAGGTTAAATTTATGCTTGTTGTTTCCTCGCCCTGTGTAGAATTTGAAACTTTTAAAGCTTATAATAAAAAACGTATAGAAATTATCGAACTTCCTATTTCAGATAATGGAGAATTCATTGATACAGAAAAAACAAAGAAAAATAAAATTCAAACTTAA
- the lon gene encoding endopeptidase La, whose translation MEIEELIEYPSKLPVLVEDELFLYPPMITPIFINDTQNMSALELSIKNGSMLFVAPSQSGNGRNFDEIYDCGVIGGIMRKVPLPDGRVKILFQAYAKGRIVERISNKPLEARIELIKDEPLDETKKHALLDVLREHIRVLANISPYFSPDLLRTIDEEMDASKICDLILNTIRIKKQDAYEFFILTNLEKKLLKLIDLIVDEIEANTIKKEIKNKVHSRIDKVNKEYFLKEQLRQIQKELGSDTQKEDEIKEYYKKLELKKNFMHEDAYKEVKKQIEKFERIHQDNSETSMIQTYIETALDVPFEKISKKKLDIKEVSKQLNLDHYALNKPKARIEEYFAVRELLEKRKIADKDGAKVILCLYGPPGVGKTSLANSVAKALKRELIRIALGGLEDVNELRGHRRTYIGAMPGRITQGLIEAKQINPVIVLDEIDKLSRSFRGDPSAVLLEILDPEQNSKFRDYYLNFNLDLSKVIFIATANDISNIPSALRDRMEFIELSSYTPGEKFHIAKKYLIPSELKKHGLKATEFKLDDKTLELIISDYTRESGVRNLRRKIAQLCRKSAKKLLLEECKKVVIDAKNLNDFLDKKVYEPQKLDFKDKIGQVNGLAWTPVGGDVLRIEAVKIKGKGELTLTGSLGDVMKESAKIAFSVIKVLIDEGKIKIPKKLILDTKSNVYDQYNLHIHVPDGATPKDGPSAGITISTALASIFSSKAVKNDVAMTGEIDLAGRVLPIGGLKEKLIAAYKADIKTALIPKKNYERDLKDIPNEIQNGMKIIPVEHLSEVLQYALV comes from the coding sequence ATGGAAATTGAAGAATTAATAGAATACCCCTCTAAACTTCCTGTTTTAGTTGAAGATGAGCTTTTTTTATATCCTCCTATGATTACGCCGATTTTTATCAACGATACTCAAAATATGAGTGCTTTAGAGCTTAGCATTAAAAATGGTTCTATGCTTTTTGTCGCTCCTTCTCAATCCGGAAATGGTAGAAATTTCGATGAAATTTATGATTGTGGTGTGATAGGGGGCATTATGCGTAAGGTGCCTTTACCTGATGGACGCGTAAAAATTCTTTTTCAAGCTTATGCTAAGGGGAGGATTGTTGAAAGAATTTCAAACAAACCTTTAGAAGCAAGAATTGAACTTATTAAAGATGAACCCTTAGATGAAACTAAAAAACACGCTTTGCTCGATGTTTTAAGAGAACATATAAGAGTTTTGGCTAATATAAGTCCTTATTTTTCTCCCGATTTGCTAAGAACAATTGATGAAGAAATGGACGCTTCGAAAATTTGCGATTTGATTTTAAATACGATAAGAATCAAAAAACAAGATGCTTATGAATTTTTCATCTTAACAAATCTTGAGAAAAAACTTTTAAAATTGATTGATTTAATTGTCGATGAAATTGAAGCAAATACAATCAAAAAAGAGATTAAAAACAAGGTGCATTCAAGGATTGACAAGGTTAATAAAGAATATTTTTTAAAAGAACAGCTCAGACAAATTCAAAAAGAACTTGGGAGTGATACTCAAAAAGAAGATGAAATCAAAGAATATTACAAAAAACTAGAACTTAAAAAGAATTTTATGCACGAAGATGCGTATAAAGAAGTTAAAAAGCAAATTGAAAAATTCGAAAGAATTCATCAAGATAATTCTGAAACCTCAATGATACAAACCTACATAGAAACAGCTCTTGATGTGCCTTTTGAAAAAATTTCTAAGAAAAAACTTGACATTAAAGAGGTGAGCAAACAACTCAATCTTGATCATTATGCATTAAACAAACCTAAGGCTCGTATAGAAGAATATTTTGCGGTACGTGAGCTTTTAGAAAAAAGAAAAATTGCCGATAAGGACGGAGCTAAGGTGATTCTCTGCCTTTATGGACCTCCGGGCGTGGGAAAAACTTCTCTTGCAAATTCTGTTGCTAAAGCTTTAAAAAGAGAACTCATACGTATAGCTTTAGGAGGGCTTGAAGATGTTAATGAACTTAGAGGACACAGACGTACTTATATCGGGGCAATGCCCGGACGCATTACGCAGGGACTCATTGAGGCTAAACAAATCAATCCTGTCATAGTCTTAGATGAGATTGATAAATTAAGTCGTAGTTTTAGAGGAGATCCTAGTGCAGTGCTTTTAGAGATTTTAGACCCTGAACAAAATTCTAAATTTAGGGATTATTATCTTAATTTTAACTTAGATTTAAGCAAGGTGATTTTTATCGCTACGGCAAATGATATTAGCAATATCCCAAGTGCTTTAAGAGATAGAATGGAATTTATTGAATTAAGCTCTTACACACCGGGCGAAAAATTCCATATTGCTAAAAAATATCTTATTCCAAGTGAGCTTAAAAAACATGGTTTAAAAGCTACGGAATTTAAACTTGATGATAAGACCTTAGAGCTTATAATCAGTGATTATACTCGAGAATCGGGTGTGAGGAATTTGCGTCGTAAAATTGCACAATTGTGTCGCAAAAGTGCTAAAAAACTCTTGCTTGAAGAATGCAAGAAGGTTGTCATTGATGCTAAAAATTTAAATGACTTTTTAGATAAAAAAGTCTATGAGCCTCAAAAACTTGATTTTAAAGATAAAATAGGACAAGTCAATGGTTTAGCCTGGACTCCTGTGGGCGGAGATGTGCTTAGAATTGAAGCTGTAAAAATTAAGGGCAAAGGAGAACTAACCCTAACCGGAAGTTTAGGTGATGTGATGAAAGAGTCTGCTAAAATCGCTTTTAGCGTCATAAAAGTTCTAATCGATGAAGGTAAAATTAAAATTCCTAAGAAACTGATTTTAGATACAAAAAGCAATGTTTATGACCAATACAATCTTCATATCCACGTCCCTGATGGTGCTACTCCAAAAGATGGTCCAAGTGCAGGCATTACTATTAGCACAGCATTAGCTTCTATTTTTAGTTCTAAAGCTGTAAAAAATGATGTAGCAATGACGGGAGAAATTGATTTGGCTGGGAGAGTTTTACCTATAGGAGGATTAAAAGAAAAACTCATCGCTGCATATAAAGCCGATATAAAAACAGCCTTGATTCCAAAAAAGAATTATGAAAGAGATTTAAAAGACATTCCTAATGAAATTCAAAATGGTATGAAAATCATTCCCGTAGAGCATCTTAGCGAGGTTTTGCAATATGCTTTAGTTTAA
- a CDS encoding type II secretion system protein, whose amino-acid sequence MKKAFSLIEIIISVVILAVIFSSFSLYYEQIYKNYEPLKLLENLYILEEKLNQNSNFKIYELKISGLNSLNIGEEIAKDEAFELKSLKILDQNYSVYFQ is encoded by the coding sequence ATGAAAAAAGCTTTTTCACTGATAGAAATTATCATTTCTGTGGTGATTTTAGCTGTGATTTTTTCAAGTTTTTCTTTGTATTATGAGCAAATTTATAAAAATTACGAGCCCTTAAAATTGCTCGAGAATCTTTATATTTTAGAAGAAAAACTCAATCAAAATTCAAATTTCAAAATTTATGAACTCAAAATTTCGGGTTTAAATTCCTTAAATATCGGCGAAGAAATAGCAAAAGATGAAGCATTTGAACTAAAGAGTTTAAAAATTTTAGACCAAAATTATAGTGTTTATTTTCAATGA
- a CDS encoding pyrroline-5-carboxylate reductase yields the protein MPKVYILANGAMASALAYGLRDKYEVFIVGRDKSKLKILKEQGFKTLLYEDFDLESKVVILAFKPYALKNVAQILKGEAKILISVLANTDFKELECIKAKNTIRIMPNIAARYKASTTPYILKNSKFKDEILNLLNTFGKAYELSDSSQMNAAMAISGCAPAFLALVAQSIAEGGVYKGLTKDLSLNLTQGLFESVNALLKHEHPALIKENICSPAGVTIKGIKALEEKAVRAAFIEAIDRSSE from the coding sequence ATGCCAAAAGTGTATATACTTGCAAATGGAGCAATGGCAAGTGCTTTAGCTTATGGTTTGCGTGATAAATATGAAGTTTTTATAGTTGGACGCGATAAATCAAAGCTTAAAATTTTAAAAGAGCAAGGCTTTAAAACCTTGCTTTATGAGGATTTTGATTTAGAATCTAAGGTGGTTATTTTAGCTTTTAAACCCTATGCACTCAAAAATGTGGCTCAAATTTTAAAGGGTGAGGCTAAAATTTTAATATCTGTTTTAGCAAATACAGATTTTAAAGAATTAGAATGCATCAAGGCAAAAAACACTATAAGAATTATGCCAAATATTGCTGCAAGATACAAAGCCTCCACAACCCCTTATATCCTTAAAAATTCAAAATTTAAAGATGAGATTCTCAATTTACTCAATACTTTTGGTAAGGCTTATGAATTAAGTGATTCTTCACAAATGAATGCTGCAATGGCAATCAGCGGTTGTGCCCCTGCTTTTTTAGCCTTAGTGGCTCAAAGCATTGCTGAAGGAGGGGTTTATAAAGGTTTGACAAAGGATTTAAGCCTTAATTTAACTCAAGGGCTTTTTGAAAGTGTTAATGCTCTTTTAAAACATGAGCATCCTGCTTTGATTAAAGAAAATATTTGCTCTCCAGCAGGTGTAACGATAAAAGGCATTAAAGCCTTAGAAGAAAAAGCCGTGCGTGCAGCTTTTATTGAAGCTATAGACCGAAGCTCTGAATGA
- a CDS encoding HAD family hydrolase, translating into MIFVLDMDGTLIDSNEANFLSYKDAYESILKENFTLEYNHSRFTFKDLKKYFPHLTPKQKQQIKEEKTRLYAQYLSYTKINQNLLNHILKFIKTHKIFLCTNAAKQRVEMIVKYHHLDFLSGIYCNESDNKFLNFLKHYNFDAKDIIVFENDDSQISCALQAGVLKQNIIKIGMCYETT; encoded by the coding sequence ATGATTTTTGTTTTGGATATGGATGGAACCTTGATAGACAGCAATGAAGCAAATTTTCTTTCTTATAAAGATGCCTATGAATCGATTCTTAAAGAAAATTTTACTTTAGAATATAATCATTCAAGATTCACATTTAAAGATTTGAAAAAATATTTTCCCCATTTAACTCCAAAACAAAAACAACAAATCAAAGAAGAAAAGACACGTTTATACGCTCAATATCTCTCATACACAAAAATCAATCAAAATTTACTCAATCATATTTTAAAATTCATCAAAACCCATAAAATCTTTTTATGCACTAATGCTGCAAAACAAAGGGTTGAAATGATTGTAAAATATCATCATTTGGACTTTTTATCGGGAATATATTGCAATGAAAGCGACAATAAATTTTTAAATTTTTTAAAGCATTATAATTTTGATGCCAAAGATATTATTGTTTTTGAAAATGATGACTCACAAATTTCTTGTGCCTTACAAGCGGGTGTCTTAAAACAAAATATTATAAAAATAGGAATGTGCTATGAAACGACTTAA